taattttaacttgTGGGAAACTGTCTTCGCGTACTTCAACCGTTTGATCGTTGATAACCACCAATCCATCGTCAATTTCTTCCAGAGGAGCAATATGGTCAGCTGGTATCGACTTGCATGCAGCTGGTTGACGGCTCAACATATTCAGTAAGCATGTGTTCCTTGTGTATGTAATTCGACAGATAGCTTTTCATGTTGTTTCTTTACATTCATTAAGTTGATGATACTCGCTACTACACTCCGCTAAAGGAGAAAAAGGTCATCAAAGATTTGCTTTGTGAACCCTTCTGCTGTCGACCAGAACTGTTGTGCCTAAATCTTTAGTAACTGTTCCTTCCAAGTACAGCTTAGTAAACTTATTGCCTATCCTCTCGTTGGTTGTCACAAACACTTTGTCACCTGGATGGTAAGACTTAGTCAGGCAATTCTGGTTCCGATTCTTTAGATCGTTATGCTGTTTCTTAACTAACCTATCTCTCATCTCGTCAAGAAATGCCTGCACATTGTGATGAATGATGCCAATTGGTCTTTATTTTGTTACTGAATGAATAGTTCTATTGTACTTGTAAGCGGAGAGGAGAATAAGGTCATTTGTGTCGTTTAAGCCCTGGGTCAACTTAATGCAGCGGCCTATTTCTGCAAGCGTGCTGTGAAATCTTTCCACGTGGCCATTTGTAGTACTGTGGTGAGGGGAGTTGTGTAAATGGAAACATTGAAGTGGTCCTGTAATAGGGCTTTTATCGTACTTGAGTTCAAAGATTTTTCGTTGTCACAGATAAGATATTTTTTGTCCTTGAAGAAGTTCATGATTTTGATTATGGGTTCCTTTAAATCTACTATTGATCTTTTCGAAATTGACTGGACCACAGcgaatttaaaaaatgtataatgcaagttaaaaaaatttttttgtcggTTGAATAAATATCCATGTGCAAAATTTCGCCGGGCCTACTTGGAATGGGAGTTTCGCCTATTCCAGGGTTAGGTGGGTGGCGTTGATATTTAGCTTCTTTGCATGTTTTGCATGAAGAAATGATATCCCTCAAGGTTTTTGAAATATTGGGAAAGTAGTAGTCTCCAAGAACCTGATTAATATTTTCCTTCAGTGAGCGGCGAGCTCTTTTATGCGCAGACTGCAAAATCTCTACCTGGTCGTCCTTGTTAAATATGTCGGTTACTTGAAGTTTCGTGTAAACGAACTTGACCGCTGGAAAGCTCAAAAGTATTTGGTTTTGTATTTTCCCCAGCACAGGAAGTTCACACAGCAATGCGTTGACTCTATTAGGGTTTAGGCAATTCTTTATTAGGGTGGGTATTCTTTCAACCTTAGTGAAAATAATGCGATGCCTGACTTGAATTTTGAACAGAATTTTCGTAGTTATGGATTCATTGTCCCCATTTTCAAGAATTATTTGGTTcccgaaacaattgataggattTTTAACTGTTTTAATCGTCATTGTTGAGGATTCCTCACTATGAACAGTTTCATCAGATCGGTCAGTGCTAAGAGCATTAATATGCTGTCTTGACAACGCGTCAGCGACAACATTTTCCTTTCCGGGTTTATAGTGAAACTTAGGGAAGAACTCCTCCACAAAAGATCTCCATCGCTTTAGTTTTGAGTTCGGATACTTATCCGAAATTGAGAAGGTCAAAGGTTGGTGAACCGTAAATATGTTAAGGTTTTTGACACCGTAAAGGTAATTTATGAGCTTTTGTAATGCCCAAACAATGACGAGTAATTCTCGCTCGTTAGTAGCATAATTCTCCTCAGTTTTGGTCAGTGTACGCGAAATCATAGTAATAGGCCGACCTCCTTGAGAAAGAACTGCTCCCAAAGTATGAGAGGATGCGTCTGTAGTTAAGTCGAAGGGTTTTTGAAAATCGGGGTAAAGGAGAAGCACATCCTCGAATGACAGAATATCTTTAATTTTCCTAAAGGCATTGTGGGCTTCTTCGTCGAATTCAACATTAGTTTTCTTTGAAGCGGTGGTGCTTACTGTTCCATTTTCGCCACATAAGTACTTGGTGAGGGGTTTAGCTATTGACGCATAGTCTTTTATAAAACGTCGATAGTAACCTGATAGCCCGAGGAAAGAGCGCAATGCTCAAAGTGTTCTCGGGACCTCATAATTAACAATATCCTGAACTTTGTCCTTTGACGTTTTGATACCACTTTGTGAGACTACAAATCCGAGGAATTCGACCTCTGTTTGAAAAAATTGGGTCTTTTCTAAAGAAGCTCTCATATTAGCCAAATATGACTTCTGAAGGACACGGCTGACATCGCTGAAGTGACTCTCGTAATCTTTGGAAAACACGATTATATCATCGATGTAGACGTGGCATATTTTCCCTATTTCCTCCCTCAGCACGTCGTCGATGGCACGTTGGAAAATACTCGGGGTATTTTTCAGCCCAAACGGCAGTCTACAGAACTCGTATTTTCCATTGTTTACGGAAAATGCGGTTTTCTCTCTATCCCCCTCAGCCAGTATTATCTAGTGGAAACCCGATTTAAGGTCTATCGTTGTGAAAATTGAGGATTTACCTAGGTTCGCTAGTATGATGGAGGTGTCAGGTATAGGGTATCTATCATTGATGGTCCTTTCATTGAGCTTCTTGAAGTCCACCACCATTCGCATTTTCTTTTCACCAGATTCGGTCAATCCTTTGTTAGGAACTACCCATATAGGACTATTATAAGGACCTGGAAGGTCTGATTATTCCATCGCCTAAGAGGTTGTGGATTTCGCTATTTACAAATTCTGATGCCGCCATTGGATAAGGATATGATTTTTAATAAACTGCCTCGTTGTCTGTGGTTCTAATTGTTGCTACAATATTCGTATTGTAAGGAAGGGACTCCTCTGGTTTAGAAAAGGCATGCTTAACTTTAAGCTCTTCGATTAATGGGGTCAGTACAATACTGTTAACGTCTTTACAGTGGATATGTTGCAAATTTTCTGAACCAGTCTTGTATGCAAGAATTAATTTATTGAGGTCAAGTTTAGCATTGATTTCACGCAAAAGGTCATAACCTATTATACCGTCGAATGTTTCAAGAGTTGGTAACAGAATTCGTGTCAAAAATATTGATAGTGCATTTTTGCGTAACGCGATTGGTACCATGAATGTATTTCACCAGGAATGTTGACTCTACTGCTTTTACACCTTGCCATCCACAGTTCTTTACATAGTTTTTAGAAGCGCCGGTGTCGATCAGAAATTTTACTGGTTTACCTTTGAACTTCCTGCTAACAAACGGTAGCAGGGACGCtactctaaaaaatttatttcgtcgcTCGGAACTTCTGCTATTGCATTGTCATTATTATCAATTTCCGCATTGATTCGCtgcattttattataattaaattggTCACTACCATGTGGTCTTTTTGCACTCGCGGCAGTGCCCCGGTTGAAACTGGATTTGCAAATGGAGTCCTGCCTGAAGGGTAATTTGGGTGATTACGAGAAGAGGAAGACGTTTGCTGAGTAGGATACCTGAATTTAGAAGGACTGGGATCAACCTCCATTGGAGTGACATTTTGTTGAACTTGATTACTTGTTACTCTTTTGAAATGAGGGCTATTGGCAATGGGAAAGGACCTAACATTAGTTGGTTTTGCCAAACGATTTTCTGAGGTTCTGCTATCGGCAAACCTTGAGGCGAACAATGATCTAGCTTGGTTAGATTCCAATTACTGCGCCAGAGAAAGAGCTGATGGCATGTCCTTCGGTCTAGATGAAAATAAGATGTCACATAATGACCTACTAAGTCCGGATATGAATACCCTAAGAGCGTCTTGACGATATTTGGTCACAAGTGATTCAATAACCTGTCGCTCGCTTCCATAGGTCATAAGAGTTTTATTAGTTATGGCCGTCAGTTTCCTTTCGACCTTGTCATAAAAGTCATTAATTGTCAGGCCTCCCTGGCGGAGGGTGGACATTTCCTGTTCTATAACATGGATAGGTTTCTTATCAGCATAGGAAAAATCAAGTCTTGCTATAATGGCTTGAAAATTAAGGACGGTGTTGAACGAGGAGAGCACAGAAGCTGCGCGTCCTGTAACCTTGTTACGAATAATCGCCACGGCTTGGTAGTGTTTACAGCTACCAGCAAATGattcaaaaattttgtaggcGGCATGAGCTGCCTGCCGCCATGACACATAACGTGTCTGGTCACCAGAAAACTCTGGCAAAGATTTCACCACGTCCAGTGATAAGTTACACTCAAAATCATGGCTAAATGTTATTTCCTGATATTCTTCTACTGTAGTGGGTGTTTCCATCCTTACGAGTCTTTGAGTCATTTTGTCTATAGTTTTCTGAAAGTCACGTTTTGTTTGGTCCGTGGCTTCTCTTATAGCGGCACTAATGACTGAACGAAGTTGCGCTTCAtccattttcttttatattaatttacaaTTTAATTCACAAACTTTTTAGATTCGCTGGCTTACAGCTTTTTGCTTTCTTGATTTTCAACACGTAATTAATTTGAGCCTACtatgctttaatttatttttttattgaattcacTGGCTTACAGcttactttttataaattttcaaaacacaatttaatcaatcaaattattatgttttaacgtaattttcgtttttaattcACTTTCTTAAATCTACTTCCTTACTATCATTTTTGTTGTAGCTTGACTCTCCTTGCTGCTGCTTTGGATATTCTCTGGTTCAATTCTTCCTTGGTGAGTCCGAAATCACGACCACGCGGTTCGTCCAATAAATAGGATTTAGTTAAAACACGcgaggccccacgttgggcgccaattacTTTCGCTCTTCAATTTAAAAAACGAAAGAGGATTTTTtatgtttgctttatttttaGTCACCGAATACAATGTCGATTAGAGCCTGGCAAAAGACTAAACGTAAATATCAGGATCAAACTATTTTATCTAAAGCGGTAGCGAAGGCAGCAGCGGTCgcagttgatattgttgttgcatttgtcgcATTAGCTGCTGTACGAAATAAGGTTGAttgattttatgacgcaaaacataaattctaaaaatttttgattaagagtgtggcaccacccacatttgtaagaagaaaatttcaaagtttaacaagccgccaatcaaaagccgttaaagatattactttGAAATTTGACGGAGACACTATCTTTGCGAAATTATATACACATAGTagagaccacgctcacttttcccAAAGGTCTAACATTAACAAAGTgtaataactctatggtattcaACCACATTTGATTGATATTCAACCACAGTAGtagtatggttgagctaagaacagaaattaaagaaattttgaaaatgggcgtgacccgccCCTTTTTTTGTTAATCTAATCTAGAACTATTAACCACACGAAGCAAACAAGAACAGCTTTTGAAGTCCAAAGCTgtgtatgtaacgttcggtttcAGCCGAACTTACACTTTTtacttgtattttattttattttattgagtcAAAAAATTCCAGGCCAAACAATTGTCCTAGGTGCAAGTTTATGAGATCCTAGGCATCCTCATAGCATTTTCATAACAAATCATAGTTAAGTTGAAGGGGCCGGTCAATAATCACCTCacaagactgaatgtgtccatagtgttaccagaatttgtttgaagacgaACCGCAAAAACCCCAATTAGGCACCAGTACTTATGTTATATAATGGACGGaatggcaaatactaaaagttttttttaaaacccagcttaattgctgcctcgagatctggcaactctgccgctcctACTAGCTTTAGCTTTGACCTCGCGCGCGTAGGGCACTAACACAAAACTAGCTCATCCGTCTTCTGTTACTGACTAAACCTTATTTAtaagcatgcgacgccagaaggcagtgtccagttagtgtgCCTGTCGTGATCAAAACTCTTCTCTCCTTAGAAATATGAGCAAATTTGTGAGTCTTTCGTCGTAAAATTTGCACTTgaacttagaaattttgcagtacCGCGCTTctgttcacgcctttcctgcttgatggatcatatgcaacttctgttaccttttaatttatcctaaaTGTATTGagacgtctaccgtcgattcatcgagtgctgcaccctcctttgccaacttgtCGTTAACTTATATCGCTTTATGACCTGGATCCCATTTTAGTTGCATGATCCGGCTTGACTgaagtctctccaatgcttctCAACACTTcaagacacttcttgatgaagtagtGTACccagattattgccttgatcgtTGCCTggttataaatatatatgtattgatgCGAGACACTgctgtaatctggcagcctgtagtaTCTACTTATTACGGGATCAATACAGTAAACAGGCATACCCGACCCCTttcgttaatttggaaccatcgattTACACGTGTAGTGTAtcttctgccatttctgcacccttgcgccaaccatttGGCTCTATTGTagccccaatatctctttcgacCCGTTCGCCCATATttaatggcgctatactgctgtggcctatcgaggtagtttttaaggctcccaTTATGCTAATCAATGATACTCTGCATACACTCTCAAATTTTTTGGTAAACCTAGTTTGTTGTATGGCTGTCCACCAACCAAGGACGCTCTAGTAAAGTATGGGCCTGACATTTGCCATCAAAACACAATGTGAGAGTTTGGGCGATAGGCCCAGACGTGCAACCTAGCACTATCTTGTATGCATACAGTGCCACGGAGGCTTTCCTCGCTCTCTCCTCCTCATGAAATGTCGACGACAAattactatctagtataattcctagatattttgtgctgtatTTGGCATACAATAATCAGCTACATTTAACCTCGTTTTTCCAGCGGGGTGAGTGTCGATCTAAATGAAAAAAGATGCTGAAGGCCGCCCCCTAATTTGAAGCTTATGGTAAGAGGGTggcggaaaaaaaaatttcttggaGCCTTGAATATTTTTGCTTTGACCGAGTCTAATGCACTTCATTGATATACTGCAATTGTTGGCCGCTTCTCTGACCATTAAACTGCCACCACTAACCCGTCGTATCTTATCTGCAGGAGGTACAAGCATTTAGCTGTATCATAGTCATCGCCCGCTATCTGTCTTACCTAAGCTCAGCTGTTGCCAAAAGTTGCCGCCCTGCGACTTTTCGCTTACTACTATTACTTGGCCGCCTTCAGTTGCTCTGTCGCTCCCTCTTTCATCCAATCAATTATTTCTTAACACCGACAAGCTCCCCGTAGTAATAATCTCCGATCCATCCGCTCTAAACGCATCCATTTTCCGTATACAGATAATGTAGACCCCTCGCTTATCCGCTCCCATTCCTCTAACAAACCAGCTCATGTGTGTCCACCAGCAACATAAAAATAATGTGTGTTTATGCAGTGTGagtgtgggacctctacttgttACACGAATGACTTGAGTGTCCTCAGAATTTGACAAAATTCATCATACACTGAGTCGATAACTTGTCCTTGTGATGAAAAGCTCGTTTGGAGCGATCACTGCAGAATACTACAGCGTCTTCAAAGCGAAGGTGTTTGACATTATTGCCGCACAGTGTATTAACATTTAACTCGATGGCCGAACAACGGATGTGACGACTTTCACCTCTCCCTCTCACTATCAGTTTCCTGCTCTCCTTCGAATTAGTTGGAactattaaattaataaaacttttaGGGAACAGCTCAGCAAGGTAAGATCAAATAAATCGTCTCGCAGCAGTCGAGCTAGTAAAAGAAGATGCTAATGTTGCAGCGGATCGGATTCATTGTCGGCAAGACTACGAGAAACTTATAAAGTATTTTTATGATAACAAAGATCACTTAAGTTTTGGCCCCACAGCGAGTTAATGGACTTAGAATATAGCAGTGGTATGTCGTAGCAGTACACTTGAGTCCACAAACCCAAAGGTTCGGGAACTAAAAAAGGTGAAAATGACTTTTATGGTTACAACAGCAGGAATAATGGATGGTGTGCAGAGAAgataagatggctcttggagtgttcgagagaaaagttctccggaagacttATGGCCCAGTCCGTCATGCCGACGGCGAAAATAGAATGAATTATAATGattggtcatgttatgcgaatggatgaagacgctccggccaaggaaGTACATCAGTGGACACCGCAGTTTGAAAGCAAAGGAAGGAAGAGACCTCTACTGAGTTGGGAGAagcctcccttggtgctcccaatttgcGATAGATGACTGGCTGTCCCTTGAAATTCTTCAGCGTTGACTCATTAATCTTACTAAGATATCAAGTATTGATATTAGGACGTTACCGAAGTGTGTTGACTCCACAAAATAATTCGACCCACTTGGTATGATAGAGTAAGGCGAACTTCTTTATTGTTATATACAGACTATTTTGAATTACACAGACATATTTTTGAGATCGTTACATTGTAAAATATCTGAAATCAATACCACGTGCTGACAATTTCTCATTTGTCCAATTCCGCAAATATGGCACATTTGCATATACACCGGGAACATGCTCTTCACCACAACCAATACCCCAAGCCACAATACCGGCCTGATAGTAACGTGTAGGATTCTGTGGATCGGGACATACCAAAGGTGAACCACCATCGCCTTTGCACGTATCCTTGCCTCTTTCGCCACCAGCACAAAGGAAGCTGGGATCCAAATTAAAGTATTTACCTAAACGTGTGCGACGTAAATTGGCTTGACAAGTGTCGTGCGGTACAACAGGTAAATCGATTTTCTTCAAAATCAATTGATATGTGCCGTCTTTGCCAAACTTATCCTTACCCCAACCTGTAGCATAGCAACGTGAATAATCGAAATTGGCATTCGGTTCAGGCAAACAAATCGGACGTACATTCTCTTCCCAGTAGTAGGGTGTCTCTAATATCAGTAGTGCTACATCATTGTAGAGCGCGCCTTTATTATATTTCTCATGGAGTATGATCTCCTTAACTCGGGCATCTTGATGTGCTAATACTTCTTGTTTCGTTTGTGTATCCCATTCACCAGCACGTGCTACCAAAACTTGTGGTTCTAAATTTTTAACACAATGTGTAGCGGTCAATACAACATTGGGTGCGATAACTGCGCCACCGCACTCATAAATATTCAGTGTTTCACCGCCAATCACTTCATCGCGTAGGATCGCTACCATCCATGGAAATTCGCCAAATTGTGATTCGCCTTCCTTATCGCCTGTAATTCTAAAACCAACACCATTTGGATTACGATAACCACAACCTTCGTGTGATACTTCTGGTTTAGCTGGAACTTTCGGTTCAGTCAACTGTAATTAAAGAAATTCGAGCTTAACATGGCCTACAGAGTGACAAAAGCGTTTAAGTTACAATTACGAATAAATACCTTTTCTCCAACACTACAGCAAACTTCCAAATAAGTACATTGATTGTCGCCATCGAATCGTATATCGATAAGGGTCGCACCATCTGTATTTACGGCACCATCTTCGTTACATAAGAAACGCGGTACACATTCCTTGTTGAGTCCACAAACCTTTCCACTTCCAGCATCCGTTGGTTGTGGATTTGGTTGAGGCTGTGGCTGTGGCTGAGGTTGTGGCTGAAGCACAGTAGTTTTGGTAGGATGTGGCTGAAAGT
The DNA window shown above is from Eurosta solidaginis isolate ZX-2024a chromosome 2, ASM4086904v1, whole genome shotgun sequence and carries:
- the LOC137239802 gene encoding phenoloxidase-activating factor 2-like, with protein sequence MFFKLTVSGVCLLSLWFTAAQTQATPNLDDLLEKIFTTESTNFQPHPTKTTVLQPQPQPQPQPQPNPQPTDAGSGKVCGLNKECVPRFLCNEDGAVNTDGATLIDIRFDGDNQCTYLEVCCSVGEKLTEPKVPAKPEVSHEGCGYRNPNGVGFRITGDKEGESQFGEFPWMVAILRDEVIGGETLNIYECGGAVIAPNVVLTATHCVKNLEPQVLVARAGEWDTQTKQEVLAHQDARVKEIILHEKYNKGALYNDVALLILETPYYWEENVRPICLPEPNANFDYSRCYATGWGKDKFGKDGTYQLILKKIDLPVVPHDTCQANLRRTRLGKYFNLDPSFLCAGGERGKDTCKGDGGSPLVCPDPQNPTRYYQAGIVAWGIGCGEEHVPGVYANVPYLRNWTNEKLSARGIDFRYFTM